DNA sequence from the Parachlamydia acanthamoebae genome:
GCAGAGTCATCTTTTTATATCCTAAATAGATATCAGGATGGTGGTTATGTTCTTCAGCCTGTCGAGCTAACCAATTCACTAAATCAACACCCTCCATATAATTAGAAAAAGAAAGCTGTCTTTCAATGTGAGTGAAAGTTGTATCAATCGACCAATTGGGCCCAAGCTCTAAAATAAGATGATTGATTTGATCTTTGGAAAGAGGTTGGAAAACAACAGCCCTCTCACTGAGATCGTTCTGAGCTAAATCCTTTATACCTTTTTGCGAATCCATCTTAATATTTCCCCGTAAATGCTAATCCCAAACCAAAAAATTTCTATAACAACAGATGAAGTATTCCAGTGAAAAAAAAGTGAATAAAGAATCAGAAGTGCTCCTACAGCATTAATGGCCGAATAGTAAGAATCTGTCACTTTGACAAGGGATGCTTGTAAAAGAAAATAAGCTCCAAGCACACATCCAACCCCTAGCATGCCAATAACGTCGGCGAAATCTATCATGGAACAATTCCCTTTAAACAATATGACTGAATAGAGTGACTT
Encoded proteins:
- a CDS encoding CBU_0592 family membrane protein, with product MIDFADVIGMLGVGCVLGAYFLLQASLVKVTDSYYSAINAVGALLILYSLFFHWNTSSVVIEIFWFGISIYGEILRWIRKKV
- a CDS encoding 4a-hydroxytetrahydrobiopterin dehydratase encodes the protein MDSQKGIKDLAQNDLSERAVVFQPLSKDQINHLILELGPNWSIDTTFTHIERQLSFSNYMEGVDLVNWLARQAEEHNHHPDIYLGYKKMTLLLTTHNISALSLADFILAAKIEKYLSEHFN